A window of the Streptomyces sp. NBC_00250 genome harbors these coding sequences:
- the fabV gene encoding enoyl-[acyl-carrier-protein] reductase FabV, translated as MSERVITPKSRGFLFLDSHPGGCRQLVDEMWQAVPAPAAAGGEGPVALVIGSSAGYGLAATIAGLARVGIRGIGVCFEKAPGRRTGTAGWYRTAATAQLARQHGRDMVFLNGDAFSDTMKEQVADLLTERFGGRLDYLIYSVAAPRRTDPDTGDVHASVLKPVGSPHTTKTLVFDENGAPEVKEVTTAPAEGDDIEQTVAVMGGADWERWITFLAGRSLLADGFATAALSYIGSPLTAAIYRQGTIGAAKAHLEATARTLDERLGKTLGGRAVTSVNAAAVTQSSTAIPGIALYVGLLRGVLGDAMTPPIGQLVELWDQLTGARPLDVDDEGRVRLDTWELDPAVQNAVAERWSTATSDTITELADLDWFSDEVRRLYGFSVPGVDYTAAVEADVPWPAPTV; from the coding sequence GTGAGCGAACGCGTCATCACGCCCAAGAGCCGGGGCTTTCTGTTCCTCGACTCCCACCCCGGCGGCTGCCGACAGCTGGTGGACGAGATGTGGCAGGCCGTCCCCGCCCCGGCCGCCGCCGGGGGCGAAGGGCCGGTGGCGCTGGTCATCGGCTCGTCCGCCGGGTACGGCCTGGCCGCGACGATCGCGGGCCTGGCCCGCGTCGGTATCCGCGGGATCGGCGTGTGCTTCGAGAAGGCGCCCGGGCGCCGCACCGGCACGGCCGGCTGGTATCGCACCGCCGCCACCGCACAGCTCGCCCGGCAGCACGGGCGGGACATGGTCTTCCTCAACGGTGACGCGTTCAGCGACACGATGAAGGAGCAGGTCGCCGACCTCCTCACCGAGCGATTCGGGGGACGACTCGACTACCTGATCTACTCGGTGGCCGCGCCTCGCCGCACCGACCCGGACACCGGCGACGTCCATGCCTCGGTCCTCAAGCCGGTCGGCTCGCCTCACACCACGAAGACCCTCGTCTTCGACGAGAACGGCGCCCCGGAGGTCAAGGAGGTCACCACGGCGCCGGCCGAGGGCGACGACATCGAGCAGACCGTGGCGGTGATGGGCGGCGCCGACTGGGAACGTTGGATCACCTTCCTGGCCGGCAGATCCCTCCTCGCCGACGGCTTCGCCACCGCTGCCCTGTCCTACATCGGCTCGCCGCTCACCGCGGCGATCTATCGGCAGGGCACCATCGGCGCCGCGAAGGCCCACCTGGAAGCCACCGCACGCACGCTGGACGAGCGCCTCGGCAAGACCCTGGGCGGTCGGGCCGTGACCTCCGTCAACGCCGCTGCCGTCACCCAGTCCTCCACCGCCATCCCGGGCATCGCCCTGTACGTCGGGCTGCTGCGCGGCGTCCTCGGCGACGCCATGACGCCCCCGATCGGTCAACTGGTGGAGCTCTGGGACCAGCTGACCGGCGCCCGCCCCCTCGACGTCGACGACGAGGGCAGGGTCCGCCTCGACACCTGGGAACTCGACCCCGCCGTGCAGAACGCCGTCGCCGAACGCTGGAGCACCGCCACCAGCGACACCATCACCGAACTCGCCGACCTCGACTGGTTCAGCGACGAAGTCCGCCGCCTCTACGGCTTCTCCGTCCCCGGAGTCGACTACACGGCCGCCGTCGAGGCGGACGTCCCCTGGCCCGCTCCCACCGTCTGA
- a CDS encoding pectinesterase family protein has product MTEVRGRARHRRRRKALVLGVPAVLATAGVLAYGTAFGVFGADARAGAEAVEAKAGAAAPAAEAPVWARAVADGFASVDALGQKGTYGGRDGRTVTVRTLAELERYATAPEPYVIVVAGTITMNPTGKEIKVASDKTIVGSGTSGHIVGGGFFLGQGVHNVIIRNLTIRDAYQGIWNDKDHDFDAVQMDGAHHVWIDHNDMRHMADGLIDSRKDTTYVTVSWNRLGNNNKTFGIGWTENVTADLTIHHNWFRETEQRNPSTDNVAHAHLYNNLLQDDPGTNVTSSYGNYARGRTRMVLENSVFQGVNNPVIKDGTAALVQRGNVFSGTTGRNESGGTAFDPRSSYPYTLDPAADVPALLKSGTGPRSSIGTASTASPTVAAAPTVLTVAKDGSGRFTSVQKAVDAVPAGNTSRVVIRVAPGVYRETVRIPSNKPQVTIEGTGGSRKDTVIVEGHASGMTRPDGSGTYGTGGSATVAVEADDFQARNLTVSNDFDEAANRNLNGHQAVALRTAADRVLLDGIIVSGDQDTLLLDTAAKERVGRVYVTGSYVIGNVDFVFGRATAVIDRSILTLKKRWDGTAAGYLTAPSTPAGRKGFLITRSTVNGDVTAGSFFLGRPWHAGGDATLSPQATVRETVLSAAVKPTPWSDMSGFSWKADRFAEYRNTGPGAGPSNENRPHLTATQAATQDTAAWLGDWTPTTG; this is encoded by the coding sequence ATGACCGAGGTGCGAGGCAGGGCGAGGCACCGCAGGCGCCGGAAGGCGCTGGTGCTCGGTGTTCCGGCGGTGCTCGCCACGGCGGGGGTACTGGCGTACGGCACGGCCTTCGGCGTGTTCGGCGCGGACGCGCGGGCCGGGGCGGAGGCCGTGGAGGCGAAGGCCGGGGCGGCAGCGCCGGCGGCTGAGGCGCCCGTCTGGGCCCGTGCCGTCGCCGACGGGTTCGCGTCGGTCGACGCGCTGGGCCAGAAGGGAACGTACGGCGGACGGGACGGCCGGACGGTGACGGTCCGGACCCTGGCCGAGCTGGAGCGGTACGCGACCGCCCCGGAGCCGTACGTCATCGTCGTGGCCGGAACCATCACGATGAACCCCACGGGCAAGGAGATCAAGGTCGCCTCCGACAAGACCATCGTCGGCTCGGGGACGTCCGGCCACATCGTCGGCGGCGGCTTCTTCCTCGGACAGGGCGTCCACAACGTCATCATCCGGAACCTGACGATCCGTGACGCGTACCAGGGCATCTGGAACGACAAGGACCACGACTTCGACGCCGTCCAGATGGACGGCGCGCACCACGTGTGGATCGACCACAACGACATGCGGCACATGGCCGACGGGCTCATCGACAGCCGCAAGGACACGACGTACGTCACGGTGTCCTGGAACAGGCTCGGCAACAACAACAAGACCTTCGGCATCGGCTGGACGGAGAACGTCACCGCCGACCTCACCATCCACCACAACTGGTTCCGCGAGACGGAGCAGCGCAACCCGTCCACCGACAACGTCGCCCACGCGCACCTCTACAACAACCTCCTCCAGGACGACCCGGGCACGAACGTCACCTCGTCGTACGGGAACTACGCGCGCGGCAGGACGCGGATGGTGCTGGAGAACAGCGTCTTCCAGGGCGTGAACAACCCGGTCATCAAGGACGGCACGGCGGCGCTCGTACAGCGCGGCAACGTCTTCTCGGGTACGACGGGCCGCAACGAGAGCGGCGGTACGGCGTTCGACCCCCGGTCGTCCTACCCGTACACGCTCGACCCGGCGGCGGACGTGCCGGCGCTGCTCAAGTCCGGTACGGGGCCGCGTTCCTCGATCGGCACGGCGAGCACGGCGAGCCCCACGGTGGCCGCGGCGCCGACCGTCCTCACGGTGGCCAAGGACGGCAGCGGCCGGTTCACCAGCGTCCAGAAGGCCGTCGACGCGGTACCGGCCGGCAACACCTCACGCGTCGTCATCCGGGTCGCGCCCGGCGTCTACCGCGAGACGGTCAGGATCCCCTCGAACAAGCCTCAGGTCACCATCGAAGGCACCGGCGGCAGCCGCAAGGACACCGTCATCGTCGAGGGCCACGCCTCCGGCATGACCAGGCCGGACGGCTCGGGGACGTACGGGACCGGAGGCAGCGCCACCGTCGCCGTCGAGGCCGACGACTTCCAGGCCCGCAACCTCACCGTCTCCAACGACTTCGACGAGGCCGCGAACCGGAACCTGAACGGGCACCAGGCCGTCGCCCTGCGCACGGCCGCCGACCGGGTCCTCCTCGACGGCATCATCGTCAGCGGCGACCAGGACACCCTCCTCCTCGACACCGCCGCGAAGGAACGGGTCGGCCGGGTGTACGTCACCGGGTCCTACGTGATCGGCAACGTCGACTTCGTCTTCGGGCGGGCCACGGCGGTGATCGACAGGTCGATCCTCACCCTGAAGAAGCGCTGGGACGGTACGGCGGCGGGCTATCTGACGGCGCCGAGCACCCCGGCGGGTCGCAAGGGCTTCCTGATCACCCGCTCCACCGTGAACGGCGACGTCACCGCAGGAAGCTTCTTCCTCGGACGCCCCTGGCACGCCGGCGGAGACGCGACGCTCTCCCCGCAGGCCACGGTCCGCGAAACCGTCCTGAGCGCAGCCGTGAAGCCCACCCCCTGGTCGGACATGAGCGGCTTCTCCTGGAAGGCCGACCGCTTCGCCGAATACCGCAACACAGGCCCCGGCGCGGGCCCTTCGAACGAGAACCGCCCCCACCTGACAGCCACCCAGGCCGCCACCCAGGACACCGCCGCCTGGCTCGGCGACTGGACCCCGACGACGGGCTGA
- a CDS encoding AraC family transcriptional regulator, with protein MQKIRHTPVAPTRTQRLASGGEIDAHRHDDHQIAYASQGTIAVTTDAGSWVAPATRAIWIPAGTVHQHQAHGELDLHLVGLPATENPLGLDGPAVLAVSPLLRELVVAYTRDPEKDDAAHHRLRAVMLDQLKASPEQPLHLPAPTSPLLRNLHDILRADPGDNRSLDDLGRQIGASARTLSRRLRDDLGLTYPQWRTQIRLHHALILLADDTPVTTVAHRCGWSSASTFIDVFRRTFGHTPGTRPTT; from the coding sequence ATGCAGAAAATCCGCCACACCCCTGTCGCGCCGACCCGGACCCAGCGTCTCGCGTCCGGCGGCGAGATCGACGCGCACCGCCATGACGACCACCAGATCGCCTACGCCAGCCAGGGCACCATCGCGGTGACCACCGACGCCGGCTCCTGGGTCGCCCCCGCCACCCGCGCGATCTGGATCCCCGCCGGCACCGTCCACCAGCACCAGGCCCACGGCGAACTCGACCTCCACCTCGTCGGCCTGCCCGCCACGGAGAACCCCCTCGGCCTCGACGGACCGGCCGTCCTCGCCGTCAGCCCCCTCCTGCGCGAACTCGTCGTCGCCTACACCCGCGACCCCGAGAAGGACGACGCAGCCCACCACCGCCTGCGCGCCGTCATGCTCGACCAGCTCAAGGCCTCCCCCGAGCAGCCGCTGCACCTGCCAGCCCCCACCAGCCCCCTGCTCCGGAACCTGCACGACATCCTGCGCGCCGACCCGGGCGACAACCGCTCCCTCGACGACCTCGGACGCCAGATCGGTGCCAGCGCCCGCACCCTCTCCCGCCGCCTGCGCGACGACCTCGGTCTGACCTACCCCCAATGGCGCACGCAGATCAGGCTCCACCACGCCCTGATCCTCCTGGCCGACGACACCCCCGTCACCACCGTCGCCCACCGATGCGGCTGGTCATCCGCCAGCACCTTCATCGACGTCTTCCGCCGCACCTTCGGCCACACCCCCGGCACCCGCCCCACCACCTGA
- a CDS encoding COG1470 family protein has translation MNSCLRAQSGATATRPARFPALWSPLLAGLVLALAPGAQAAPAPVPSPTPPESAAKAPFGVQAGLYGLTTLTGGHFGYALKAGARIEDSAVIYNESDEARTFHVYGADVTNAAGGGLAPAQEGQKMAAVGAWLKLDSEATVTVRPKSRATVRFSLAVPVGTPPGSYLGSLVTALRTPALSGGVNTETRIARLVELTVPGTADLQVSLTELEHRSADGGEEFTVTVRNTGNVLYTFAGTLDITGGSSARTVPLTPTGIYVTPGGSATITGRLSDLPALGRRTVTASVTATVPGGAAKTVDSNTVRLSYFPWLIATLIVGAFLVLGLLLVITRKRRRAWLRRRAEERTALRALRRELRAGNPPADDPHEARAGGAEHP, from the coding sequence GTGAACAGCTGTCTGCGCGCCCAGAGCGGCGCCACCGCCACCCGCCCGGCACGGTTCCCCGCCCTGTGGAGCCCCCTCCTCGCGGGCCTCGTGCTCGCTCTGGCGCCGGGCGCGCAGGCAGCGCCGGCCCCCGTACCTTCGCCCACTCCGCCGGAATCCGCTGCGAAGGCGCCGTTCGGCGTGCAGGCCGGGCTCTACGGTCTGACGACGCTGACCGGCGGGCACTTCGGGTACGCGCTGAAGGCAGGCGCCCGGATCGAGGATTCCGCGGTCATCTACAACGAGAGCGACGAGGCCCGGACCTTCCACGTCTACGGCGCCGACGTCACCAACGCGGCCGGCGGCGGCCTCGCGCCCGCGCAAGAAGGCCAGAAGATGGCCGCGGTCGGGGCCTGGCTGAAGCTGGACTCCGAGGCCACCGTCACCGTGCGGCCGAAGAGCCGCGCCACCGTCCGCTTCTCCCTCGCGGTCCCCGTCGGCACCCCGCCGGGCAGCTATCTCGGCAGCCTGGTCACCGCGCTGCGCACCCCCGCGCTCAGTGGCGGGGTGAACACCGAGACCCGTATCGCCCGGCTCGTCGAACTCACCGTCCCCGGCACCGCCGACCTCCAGGTCTCCCTCACGGAACTGGAACACCGGTCTGCGGACGGAGGCGAGGAGTTCACCGTGACCGTACGCAACACGGGCAACGTCCTCTACACCTTCGCCGGAACGCTCGACATCACCGGCGGCAGCTCCGCGCGTACCGTCCCACTCACCCCCACGGGGATCTACGTGACCCCCGGCGGCAGCGCCACCATCACCGGCCGCCTGTCCGACCTCCCCGCTCTCGGCCGCCGCACGGTCACGGCCTCGGTGACCGCCACGGTTCCCGGCGGCGCGGCGAAGACCGTGGACAGCAACACGGTCCGGCTGTCCTACTTCCCCTGGCTCATCGCCACCCTCATCGTCGGCGCTTTCCTTGTTCTGGGCCTGCTCCTCGTCATCACGCGCAAGCGACGGCGTGCCTGGCTGCGTCGTCGCGCAGAGGAACGTACCGCGCTGCGCGCACTGCGGCGCGAACTGCGGGCGGGGAACCCACCTGCCGACGACCCTCATGAAGCGCGGGCAGGCGGCGCCGAACACCCGTAA
- a CDS encoding alpha-hydroxy-acid oxidizing protein — translation MPQHYGDYQHEIYFDGLFGVLPTQPMTFAELETKARAALPPSLWSYVAGGAGDEYTQEANVTAFRNWGLVPRMMVGADRRDLSVDLFGLRLPSPLFMAPVGVIGLCAQDGHGDLATARAAARTGVPMIASTLTVDPMEDVAAEFGDTPGFFQLYTPTDRDLAESLVHRAETAGFRGIVVTLDTWITGWRPRDLATSNFPQLRGHALANYTSDPVFRARLAKSPEEDPRAAVLEWAGVFGKPLVWDDLAWLRSLTDLPIVLKGICHPEDVRRARDGGVDGIYCSNHGGRQANGGLPALDALPGVVAAADGLPVLFDSGVRSGADVVKALALGATAVGVGRPYAYGLALGGTDGIVHVLRSLLAEADLIMAVDGYPTLADLRADGALRAVRR, via the coding sequence ATGCCCCAGCACTACGGCGACTACCAGCACGAGATCTACTTCGACGGGCTCTTCGGCGTCCTCCCGACACAGCCGATGACCTTCGCCGAACTGGAGACGAAGGCGAGGGCGGCGCTCCCGCCCTCGCTGTGGTCGTACGTGGCCGGGGGCGCGGGGGACGAGTACACCCAGGAGGCCAACGTCACGGCCTTCCGCAACTGGGGACTCGTGCCGCGCATGATGGTCGGCGCCGACCGGCGCGACCTGTCCGTCGACCTGTTCGGACTGAGGCTGCCGTCCCCGCTGTTCATGGCGCCGGTCGGGGTGATCGGGCTCTGCGCCCAGGACGGGCACGGGGACCTGGCGACCGCCCGCGCCGCCGCCCGTACCGGCGTGCCGATGATCGCGTCCACGCTCACCGTCGACCCGATGGAGGACGTCGCCGCCGAGTTCGGCGACACACCGGGCTTCTTCCAGCTCTACACCCCCACCGACCGTGACCTCGCCGAGAGCCTCGTGCACCGTGCCGAGACGGCCGGATTCCGGGGCATCGTCGTCACGCTCGACACCTGGATCACCGGCTGGCGGCCGCGCGACCTCGCCACCAGCAACTTCCCCCAGCTGCGCGGACACGCACTCGCCAACTACACCTCCGACCCCGTCTTCCGGGCCCGCCTCGCCAAGAGCCCCGAGGAGGATCCGCGCGCCGCGGTCCTGGAGTGGGCGGGCGTCTTCGGCAAGCCGCTCGTCTGGGACGACCTGGCCTGGCTGCGCTCCCTCACCGACCTCCCGATCGTTCTCAAGGGCATCTGCCACCCCGAGGACGTCCGCCGGGCCAGGGACGGCGGCGTGGACGGCATCTACTGCTCCAACCACGGCGGCCGCCAGGCCAACGGCGGTCTGCCCGCCCTGGACGCCCTGCCCGGCGTGGTCGCCGCGGCCGACGGACTCCCGGTGCTCTTCGACTCCGGGGTCCGCAGCGGCGCCGACGTCGTCAAGGCCCTGGCCCTCGGCGCCACGGCGGTGGGAGTCGGCCGCCCGTACGCGTACGGACTCGCCCTCGGCGGCACCGACGGCATCGTCCACGTCCTCCGCTCCCTCCTCGCCGAGGCCGACCTGATCATGGCCGTCGACGGCTACCCGACCCTCGCCGACCTCCGCGCGGACGGCGCCCTGCGCGCGGTCCGTCGGTAA
- a CDS encoding aldo/keto reductase, with protein MSHLPTVTLNNDVEIPQLGFGVFQVPDDETTAAVGHALQAGYRSLDTAAIYGNEAGVGRAVADSGIARDELFVTTKLWNADQGYDSALRAFDDSLGKLGLDHVDLYLIHWPAPARDLYVDTWRAIESLVADGRVRAAGVSNFRPAHLKRLLDSSDLVPAVNQIELHPAFQQRELRHLHTAHGIATEAWSPLAQGAVLADPAIVAIAARHGKSPAQVVLRWHLQLGNVVIPKSVTPSRIRENIDVFDFALSDEEMSALGGLDRGLRTGPDPDTLD; from the coding sequence ATGTCTCACCTCCCCACCGTCACGCTCAACAACGACGTGGAGATCCCGCAGCTCGGCTTCGGTGTCTTCCAGGTCCCCGACGACGAGACCACCGCCGCCGTCGGTCACGCTCTCCAGGCCGGCTACCGCTCCCTGGATACCGCCGCGATCTACGGCAACGAAGCCGGCGTCGGACGGGCGGTCGCCGACTCCGGCATCGCCCGCGACGAACTGTTCGTCACCACCAAGCTCTGGAACGCCGACCAGGGGTACGACTCCGCCCTGCGGGCCTTCGACGACAGCCTCGGCAAGCTGGGCCTCGACCACGTCGACCTGTACCTGATCCACTGGCCCGCTCCGGCCCGTGACCTGTACGTCGACACCTGGCGGGCCATCGAGTCCCTGGTCGCCGACGGGCGGGTCCGTGCCGCCGGTGTCTCCAACTTCCGCCCCGCGCACCTGAAGCGGCTGCTCGACAGCAGCGACCTCGTGCCGGCCGTCAACCAGATCGAACTCCACCCGGCGTTCCAGCAGCGGGAACTCCGCCATCTGCACACCGCCCACGGCATAGCCACCGAGGCGTGGAGCCCGCTGGCCCAGGGCGCCGTCCTCGCCGACCCGGCGATCGTGGCCATCGCCGCCCGGCACGGGAAGTCCCCCGCCCAGGTGGTGCTGCGCTGGCACCTCCAGCTCGGGAACGTCGTGATCCCGAAGTCCGTCACCCCCTCCCGCATCCGCGAGAACATCGACGTCTTCGACTTCGCCCTCTCCGACGAGGAGATGAGCGCGCTCGGTGGACTCGACCGCGGGCTCCGCACCGGACCGGACCCCGACACCCTCGACTGA
- a CDS encoding NPP1 family protein codes for MYATRGALALAGALTLIIALPSSAFAAPPAALPANADGLEQTFQPAYDYDTDGCYPTPAIGPDGTINGGLNPSGALNGQCRDSWDLTQTNGYARAKCNNGWCAIIYGLYFEKDQAVAGSGLGGHRHDWEHVVVWVQNNQAQYVSTSAHGNFNTYGRDAIRWDGTHPKVVYHKDGIGTHCFRPANSNDEPPENHQHSWQFPSLVGWNGYPAGLRDKLSQANFGSAVFGLKDGNFAPHLAKAKPAGIPFDPYA; via the coding sequence GTGTACGCAACCAGGGGCGCGCTCGCCCTCGCCGGCGCCCTCACGCTGATCATCGCCCTGCCCAGCAGCGCCTTCGCCGCACCGCCCGCCGCCCTGCCCGCCAACGCCGACGGCCTGGAACAGACCTTCCAGCCCGCCTACGACTACGACACGGACGGCTGCTACCCCACGCCCGCGATCGGGCCCGACGGCACGATCAACGGCGGGCTCAACCCCTCCGGCGCACTCAACGGCCAGTGCCGCGACTCCTGGGACCTCACCCAGACCAACGGATACGCGCGCGCGAAGTGCAACAACGGCTGGTGCGCGATCATCTACGGCCTGTACTTCGAGAAGGACCAGGCCGTGGCGGGCAGCGGCCTCGGCGGACACCGTCACGACTGGGAACACGTCGTCGTGTGGGTGCAGAACAACCAGGCGCAGTACGTCTCCACGTCCGCCCACGGCAACTTCAACACCTACGGCAGGGACGCGATCCGCTGGGACGGCACCCACCCCAAGGTCGTCTACCACAAGGACGGCATCGGCACGCACTGCTTCCGCCCCGCCAACTCCAACGACGAACCGCCCGAGAACCACCAGCACAGCTGGCAGTTCCCCAGCCTCGTCGGCTGGAACGGCTACCCTGCGGGCCTGCGCGACAAGCTCAGCCAGGCCAATTTCGGGAGCGCGGTGTTCGGCCTGAAGGACGGCAACTTCGCCCCCCACCTGGCCAAGGCCAAGCCGGCCGGGATCCCCTTCGACCCGTACGCCTGA
- a CDS encoding MFS transporter yields MRRNTSISLLAVGHACVDIYQGAVAALIPFFVAERDYTYAVASGIVLAASLLSSVAQPVFGALTDRWAMPWLLPVSTVLSGVGIALSGLNGSYGLTLFFVAVSGIGVAAYHPESARVARLASRGSHSAMGWFSLGGNIGFALAPIMVAAAIGHGSLRWTPVLVLPALVGAALCVPVLRMLARPDADTSKASAPQDADDVASFVKLSLAVVFRSVVFTGLSTFISLYAQQRMQGSTTAGTVALFLLFLGGAVGSVLGGSLANRYDRVRVSRWSYLLSIVAVAGVIYAPGPAMFLFVALTSAGLYVPFSLQVTLGQDYLPSRIGTASGVTLGLTVSIGGLISPLLGHLADSTSLRTALTPLIAMPAVSWLLFRALPEPAAPKSQAAAAPARQGA; encoded by the coding sequence GTGCGAAGAAATACATCGATCTCCCTGCTGGCCGTGGGGCACGCCTGCGTCGACATCTACCAGGGCGCCGTCGCGGCGCTGATCCCGTTCTTCGTGGCCGAACGGGACTACACCTACGCGGTGGCCTCCGGCATCGTGCTGGCCGCGTCCCTGCTGTCGTCGGTGGCGCAGCCGGTGTTCGGCGCGCTCACCGACCGGTGGGCGATGCCGTGGCTGCTGCCGGTAAGCACCGTGCTGAGCGGTGTGGGCATCGCGCTGAGCGGCCTGAACGGCTCCTACGGACTCACCCTGTTCTTCGTCGCCGTTTCCGGGATCGGCGTGGCCGCCTACCACCCGGAGTCCGCCCGCGTGGCCCGGTTGGCCAGCCGGGGCAGCCACAGTGCGATGGGCTGGTTCTCCCTCGGCGGCAACATCGGCTTCGCGCTCGCCCCGATCATGGTGGCGGCCGCGATCGGGCACGGCTCGCTGCGCTGGACACCGGTCCTGGTCCTGCCCGCGCTCGTCGGCGCCGCCCTGTGCGTGCCCGTGCTCCGGATGCTCGCCCGGCCTGATGCCGACACGTCCAAGGCGTCGGCACCCCAGGACGCCGACGATGTGGCCTCGTTCGTGAAGCTGTCCCTGGCGGTCGTCTTCCGCTCCGTCGTCTTCACCGGCCTGAGCACCTTCATCTCTCTCTACGCCCAACAGCGCATGCAGGGCAGCACCACCGCGGGAACCGTCGCCCTGTTCCTGCTGTTCCTGGGCGGCGCGGTCGGCTCGGTCCTGGGCGGGTCCCTGGCCAACCGCTACGACCGCGTCCGTGTCTCCCGCTGGTCCTACCTGCTCTCGATCGTCGCCGTCGCCGGAGTGATCTACGCGCCCGGCCCGGCCATGTTCCTCTTCGTGGCCCTCACCTCGGCCGGCCTGTACGTCCCCTTCTCCCTCCAGGTCACCCTCGGCCAGGACTACCTGCCCTCCCGCATCGGCACCGCCAGCGGCGTCACCCTCGGCCTCACCGTGAGCATCGGCGGCCTCATCAGCCCCCTGCTGGGGCACCTGGCCGACTCCACCTCCCTGCGGACGGCCCTCACACCCCTGATCGCCATGCCCGCCGTGAGCTGGCTGCTGTTCCGTGCGCTGCCCGAACCCGCCGCACCGAAGTCCCAGGCCGCCGCCGCACCCGCACGGCAAGGCGCGTAG
- a CDS encoding GlcG/HbpS family heme-binding protein, translating into MNATAVTPLTTQDAEILLTAARRAAEAAGVTVSVTVLDAGGHLLAFHRDDRAVLISGETSTRKAYTALQLNAPTADLVDLVKPDGPFHSLTTALDRPLLFIAGGVPVHRDGALIGAVGVGGGAPEQDHAFAVTATAALT; encoded by the coding sequence ATGAACGCCACCGCCGTCACCCCGCTGACCACCCAGGACGCCGAGATCCTGCTCACCGCGGCCCGCCGCGCCGCCGAGGCCGCGGGGGTCACCGTCAGCGTCACCGTCCTCGACGCGGGCGGCCACCTCCTCGCCTTCCACCGCGACGACCGCGCCGTCCTCATCTCCGGGGAGACCAGCACCCGCAAGGCCTACACCGCCCTGCAGCTGAACGCCCCCACCGCCGACCTCGTCGACCTGGTCAAGCCCGACGGCCCCTTCCACTCCCTCACCACCGCCTTGGACCGCCCCCTGCTGTTCATCGCCGGCGGCGTCCCCGTCCACCGCGACGGCGCCCTCATCGGCGCAGTCGGCGTCGGCGGCGGCGCGCCGGAGCAGGACCACGCGTTCGCGGTCACGGCCACCGCCGCGCTCACCTGA
- a CDS encoding MFS transporter, which produces MPLALLALAVGAFGIGTTEFVVMGLLPEVAGDYGVSIPTAGLLVTGYALGVVVGAPLLTVLGNKVSRKRMLMLLMGLFVVGNLLSAIAPSFGIMLTGRVIASLAHGSFFGIGSVVAAGLVAPNKKAGAIATMFTGLTVANIVGVPLGTFIGQAVGWRTTFAIVAALGVIGLFGIAKLVPAMPRPEGTHLRRELKAFRNPQVLLAMAMTVLGFGGVFAAITYIAPMMTEVAGYSDGAVTWLLVLFGVGMFLGNLLGGRFADRALMPLLYSALSGLAIVLALFTVAAHDKILAAIAIFLVGALGFATVPPLQKRVLDQAHGAPTLASAVNIGAFNLGNALAAWLGGLVIAAGLGYTAPNWVGAVLAAAALGLAVWSAALERRAPAAEAVGAADTRVPVHH; this is translated from the coding sequence ATGCCGCTCGCACTCCTCGCCCTGGCAGTCGGGGCCTTCGGGATCGGCACGACCGAGTTCGTCGTCATGGGGCTGCTGCCCGAGGTCGCCGGCGATTACGGCGTGTCCATCCCCACCGCCGGCCTGCTCGTCACCGGCTACGCGCTCGGCGTCGTCGTCGGCGCGCCGCTGCTGACCGTCCTCGGCAACAAGGTGAGCCGCAAGCGGATGCTCATGCTGCTCATGGGCCTGTTCGTGGTCGGCAACCTGCTCTCCGCCATCGCCCCGAGCTTCGGGATCATGCTGACCGGCCGGGTGATCGCCTCGCTCGCGCACGGATCGTTCTTCGGCATCGGGTCCGTCGTCGCCGCCGGCCTCGTCGCCCCGAACAAGAAGGCCGGCGCCATCGCCACCATGTTCACCGGCCTCACCGTCGCCAACATTGTCGGCGTGCCGCTCGGCACCTTCATCGGGCAGGCGGTCGGCTGGCGCACCACCTTCGCGATCGTCGCCGCGCTCGGGGTGATCGGCCTGTTCGGCATCGCCAAGCTCGTCCCCGCCATGCCCCGCCCGGAGGGCACCCACCTGCGCCGGGAGCTGAAGGCGTTCCGCAACCCCCAGGTACTGCTCGCCATGGCGATGACCGTGCTGGGCTTCGGCGGTGTCTTCGCCGCGATCACCTACATCGCGCCGATGATGACCGAGGTCGCCGGCTACTCCGACGGCGCCGTCACCTGGCTGCTCGTCCTCTTCGGCGTCGGAATGTTCCTCGGCAACCTGCTCGGCGGCCGGTTCGCCGACCGCGCGCTGATGCCCCTGCTGTACTCCGCCCTGAGCGGGCTCGCGATCGTCCTCGCCCTGTTCACCGTGGCCGCCCACGACAAGATCCTCGCCGCGATCGCCATCTTCCTCGTCGGAGCGCTCGGCTTCGCCACCGTCCCGCCGCTGCAGAAGCGCGTCCTCGACCAGGCTCACGGCGCGCCGACCCTCGCCTCCGCCGTCAACATCGGCGCCTTCAACCTCGGCAACGCCCTCGCCGCCTGGCTCGGCGGCCTCGTCATCGCCGCCGGCCTCGGCTACACCGCACCGAACTGGGTCGGCGCCGTCCTCGCCGCCGCCGCTCTCGGCCTCGCCGTCTGGTCCGCCGCGCTGGAGCGCCGGGCCCCCGCAGCCGAAGCCGTCGGCGCCGCCGACACCCGTGTCCCCGTGCACCACTGA